One part of the Aneurinibacillus sp. REN35 genome encodes these proteins:
- a CDS encoding pyridoxal phosphate-dependent aminotransferase, with protein MRFQPSDAMSRLPIQFFSGLASKVQKKLEAGHDIINLGQGNPDRPTPEHIVAALKREAENPLHHKYSPFQGRSELKEAIAYWYKQERGVAIDPKTEVAILFGGKTGLVELSPIFLNPGDVCLVPDPGYPDYWSGVAMAGGIMEMMPLREDHSFLPDFSRIAPDVARRAKMMFLNYPNNPTGAVATPAFIEEAVKFCRDYEILLVHDYAYGAIGFDGIVPPSFLLHPDTKDVGIEIYTLSKTYNMAGWRVGFALGNADVIRLINLYQDHYFVSLFGAIQMAAVEALTSSQQCVYDLCAMYESRRNTLYGALAGIGWHAAPTPGSFFAWLKVPPGYSSSAFADMLLDEAHVAVAPGIGFGAQGEGYIRVGLLVDEPKLEEAAARIRKLRLFE; from the coding sequence CTGAGATTTCAACCATCAGATGCGATGAGTCGTCTGCCGATCCAATTCTTTTCTGGATTGGCAAGTAAGGTGCAAAAAAAGCTAGAAGCAGGGCATGATATTATTAATCTGGGTCAGGGGAATCCTGACAGACCAACACCCGAACATATCGTGGCTGCGCTTAAGCGTGAGGCGGAAAATCCACTGCATCATAAGTATTCACCGTTTCAGGGCCGGAGTGAGTTGAAAGAAGCCATTGCCTATTGGTATAAGCAGGAGCGCGGCGTTGCGATTGATCCCAAGACGGAGGTCGCTATTCTGTTTGGCGGGAAGACAGGGTTGGTAGAGCTTAGCCCGATCTTTTTAAATCCAGGCGATGTCTGCTTAGTCCCGGACCCTGGTTATCCGGATTACTGGTCGGGTGTAGCGATGGCCGGCGGAATTATGGAAATGATGCCGCTGCGCGAAGATCATAGTTTTCTGCCGGATTTCTCTAGGATTGCACCGGATGTAGCGCGTCGTGCCAAAATGATGTTCCTTAATTACCCAAACAATCCGACCGGGGCTGTAGCGACGCCTGCGTTTATTGAAGAAGCGGTAAAATTCTGCCGCGATTATGAAATCTTACTTGTTCATGATTATGCGTACGGTGCGATTGGGTTTGACGGTATTGTGCCGCCGAGCTTCCTCTTACATCCAGATACAAAAGATGTTGGGATTGAGATCTATACCTTATCCAAAACGTATAATATGGCTGGCTGGCGCGTTGGTTTTGCGCTTGGCAACGCGGATGTAATACGTCTGATTAATTTGTATCAAGACCATTACTTTGTCAGTCTGTTTGGTGCGATTCAGATGGCTGCTGTCGAGGCGCTCACGTCGTCACAGCAGTGTGTGTATGATTTGTGTGCAATGTATGAATCACGCCGTAATACGCTGTATGGAGCACTGGCTGGCATTGGTTGGCATGCGGCTCCGACACCAGGCTCCTTCTTTGCCTGGCTGAAGGTTCCGCCTGGCTATTCATCTTCAGCATTTGCTGACATGCTGCTAGATGAGGCCCATGTGGCGGTGGCACCGGGTATTGGTTTTGGAGCGCAGGGAGAAGGTTATATCCGTGTCGGCTTGTTGGTTGATGAGCCTAAGCTTGAAGAAGCTGCCGCACGCATTCGCAAACTCCGTTTATTTGAATAG
- a CDS encoding DUF4870 domain-containing protein — translation MNPKPTCVVIHASTFFAPILVPLLFYFLADHPYVKEKAMEALLFHIAMAALLTISAFLMIVLIGFILLPIFSLVAIYYPIKGIIRALQEEPFHYPIVHNWVR, via the coding sequence ATGAATCCAAAACCAACCTGTGTAGTGATTCATGCAAGTACGTTTTTTGCTCCGATACTTGTACCGTTGTTGTTTTATTTTTTGGCGGATCATCCGTATGTAAAAGAGAAGGCGATGGAAGCTTTATTGTTCCATATTGCTATGGCAGCTCTGCTGACAATATCCGCATTTTTGATGATTGTACTGATTGGATTTATTCTGCTGCCGATTTTTTCGCTTGTCGCGATTTATTATCCGATCAAAGGGATTATTCGGGCATTGCAGGAAGAGCCGTTTCACTATCCAATTGTTCACAATTGGGTACGCTAA
- a CDS encoding efflux RND transporter permease subunit, giving the protein MKIAEWSVKKPVTIAMLIIAVVLFGIISLPKLKVDLYPELNIPVAVVATSYDGAAPEEVENLISKPVESAIGTVSNIKSIRSISINGASQVIAEFNWGTDMDQAALDMREKVDLMRGSLPDSAGSPRVIKIDPNSMPILSLAVSGPMDIVELNKVAEDLIQPRIERVDGVASLSIAGGKTREIQLTINPDAMNTYGLTVDQITQSLNARNLAGTAGSVTEGQRNISIKVTGEFDSPQDIGATPITLPQGGSVQLADLLTVTDGYKKVTQKTTVNDQPSLGLDVTKASGANTVEVADAVKEELAAIESQLPQGVKISTIMDTSVFVKDSIFTVAEHALVGGMFAVIILYLFLHSFRSMLVVAIVIPISVVATFALMYFGGQTINLISLAGLTLGLGSLVDFAVVVLESIYRKRQDGENITVASIVGTKEVGTAVMASALAQICVFLPIVFVEGLAAQLFGPLALTVVFSHIAALVASITLVPMMSSKLLKEPPREVEYYLESKKKTPMVLFQKGFHRISEGYGRLIHWALSHRKTVILSTIVAMVVSIVLFVSPLVGKEFISTFDQGDVSVSIELPTGSKLEETEQIVQKVESFVNKVPEKETVYTTIGRSGGPAVIQVETTHLATVQLKLVPKDNRTRSTEQVVEELRSKMKNIAGADITVNITDTSGAPAGSPIDIAVRGDDINVLSDISETIKNMVQEVDGARNVVTSLEKGTEQFQLKVDSNLAAQYGVTTNQVLSAVRTAFDGQVATRYRTGDDEIDVRVKFPENFKSEMHNIEGLMLSTPSGAQISVGQVAKIGKETVPQQINRTNQTREVSITGDISGRPLNVVNQEIKDKLADLKLPEGYFIEEGGQAKEMAESFASLGLAILLAVALVYMVMASQFESLFYPFVIMFSIPPTLIGVVLGLLVTGYPLSVPALMGCILLVGIVVNNAIVLIDYVNTLRAKGMERDEAIKVAGPVRLRPILMTTLTTVLAILPLAFGGGEGSEAQAPLAIVVAFGLTFSTLITLVLVPVVYTLFDDMIQKRRRRRMERREKKKQRRENKTGGEAINA; this is encoded by the coding sequence GTGAAAATAGCTGAATGGTCGGTGAAAAAGCCGGTAACCATTGCGATGCTAATCATAGCAGTGGTCCTGTTCGGCATTATATCGCTGCCGAAGTTGAAAGTGGACTTGTATCCAGAGCTCAACATACCGGTAGCAGTCGTTGCAACCAGTTATGATGGGGCAGCGCCGGAAGAGGTGGAGAACCTCATATCCAAGCCCGTAGAGAGTGCGATTGGAACGGTTAGCAATATCAAATCGATTCGTTCCATATCCATCAACGGTGCTTCACAAGTAATCGCCGAGTTCAATTGGGGTACCGATATGGACCAGGCTGCACTTGATATGAGGGAAAAAGTTGACCTGATGAGAGGATCTTTGCCGGATAGTGCAGGTTCTCCACGGGTGATTAAGATTGACCCGAACAGCATGCCGATCCTATCCCTTGCCGTATCTGGGCCAATGGATATCGTTGAGCTGAATAAAGTTGCAGAAGATCTTATCCAGCCGCGGATCGAGCGAGTAGACGGCGTTGCTTCGCTGTCGATTGCCGGGGGAAAAACGCGTGAAATTCAGCTGACGATTAATCCGGATGCGATGAATACATACGGATTAACGGTTGATCAGATTACTCAAAGCCTCAACGCCCGCAATCTGGCCGGTACGGCTGGTAGCGTGACGGAAGGTCAACGTAATATTAGCATTAAAGTCACAGGAGAGTTTGACAGCCCACAAGATATTGGGGCGACGCCGATTACGCTTCCACAGGGTGGGTCCGTACAATTGGCTGACTTGCTTACGGTAACGGATGGCTATAAGAAGGTTACACAAAAAACGACAGTCAACGATCAGCCAAGCCTGGGACTTGATGTGACAAAAGCATCAGGGGCCAATACGGTTGAAGTGGCCGATGCCGTAAAAGAGGAGCTTGCAGCAATTGAATCACAGCTTCCGCAGGGTGTAAAGATTTCTACGATTATGGACACATCTGTATTCGTAAAGGACTCTATTTTTACAGTAGCAGAGCATGCCCTGGTCGGTGGTATGTTCGCGGTCATTATCCTGTATCTATTCCTGCATAGTTTTCGTTCTATGCTTGTGGTGGCCATTGTTATTCCTATTTCCGTTGTTGCCACATTTGCATTGATGTACTTTGGCGGTCAGACGATCAACCTCATTTCACTGGCGGGGTTAACACTCGGCCTTGGTTCCTTGGTGGACTTTGCGGTCGTTGTACTTGAGAGCATCTATCGAAAGCGGCAGGATGGTGAGAATATTACAGTTGCCTCCATCGTCGGAACAAAAGAAGTAGGTACGGCGGTTATGGCCTCGGCGCTCGCGCAGATCTGCGTATTCTTACCAATCGTATTTGTTGAAGGCTTAGCGGCACAATTATTCGGCCCATTGGCGCTTACGGTTGTGTTCTCGCATATCGCTGCGCTGGTTGCTTCAATTACATTGGTGCCAATGATGTCTTCGAAGCTATTAAAAGAGCCGCCGCGTGAAGTTGAATATTATCTGGAATCAAAGAAGAAGACGCCGATGGTTCTCTTCCAGAAAGGCTTCCATCGGATTAGCGAAGGGTATGGACGTTTGATTCACTGGGCGCTTTCTCATCGAAAAACAGTAATTTTGTCAACGATTGTCGCTATGGTGGTGTCGATAGTTTTATTCGTATCTCCACTGGTCGGCAAAGAGTTTATCAGCACGTTTGATCAAGGGGATGTATCGGTAAGCATAGAGCTTCCTACAGGCTCTAAATTAGAGGAAACCGAGCAAATCGTACAAAAGGTAGAGTCATTCGTAAACAAGGTTCCAGAAAAGGAAACTGTCTATACGACGATTGGACGCTCTGGAGGTCCTGCAGTTATTCAGGTTGAGACAACCCATTTGGCGACAGTTCAACTGAAGCTTGTACCAAAAGATAATCGCACACGTTCAACTGAGCAGGTAGTAGAGGAATTACGCAGCAAGATGAAAAATATTGCTGGTGCTGATATTACTGTAAACATCACAGATACAAGCGGTGCGCCAGCTGGTTCACCAATTGATATTGCTGTGCGTGGGGATGATATTAATGTATTGTCTGATATTAGTGAGACAATCAAAAACATGGTGCAGGAAGTAGATGGCGCCCGCAATGTTGTGACTTCACTTGAAAAAGGGACAGAGCAGTTCCAATTGAAAGTAGACAGCAACCTCGCAGCACAGTACGGTGTGACAACCAATCAGGTATTGTCTGCAGTACGTACGGCATTCGATGGGCAGGTGGCGACACGCTATCGTACCGGGGATGATGAGATTGATGTGCGTGTGAAGTTCCCAGAGAACTTTAAATCCGAGATGCATAATATTGAAGGATTAATGTTGTCAACGCCAAGCGGTGCTCAGATTTCAGTGGGACAGGTGGCGAAAATCGGAAAAGAAACCGTTCCGCAGCAGATCAACCGAACGAATCAGACGCGTGAAGTATCAATTACCGGTGATATTAGCGGTCGTCCTCTAAACGTAGTCAACCAAGAAATTAAAGACAAATTGGCAGATTTAAAACTGCCGGAAGGCTACTTCATTGAAGAAGGCGGCCAGGCGAAAGAAATGGCTGAATCATTTGCCAGTCTGGGGCTTGCTATTCTGCTTGCTGTAGCACTTGTGTATATGGTTATGGCGAGCCAGTTCGAGTCGCTCTTCTATCCGTTTGTTATTATGTTCTCCATCCCGCCTACACTCATCGGGGTAGTACTTGGACTCTTGGTTACCGGGTATCCACTGAGTGTGCCGGCGCTGATGGGTTGTATCCTGCTCGTTGGGATTGTTGTAAACAATGCGATTGTATTAATCGACTATGTTAATACATTGCGGGCAAAAGGCATGGAGAGAGACGAGGCGATCAAAGTGGCTGGGCCGGTGCGTCTGCGACCGATTCTTATGACCACACTTACTACCGTACTTGCAATCTTACCGCTGGCTTTCGGCGGTGGGGAAGGTTCGGAGGCGCAGGCTCCGCTTGCGATTGTGGTGGCATTTGGTCTTACGTTCTCCACATTGATTACACTTGTTCTCGTTCCGGTGGTTTATACGTTGTTTGACGATATGATTCAAAAGCGGAGACGGCGCCGGATGGAACGCCGTGAGAAGAAGAAACAGCGCAGAGAGAATAAAACAGGAGGAGAGGCAATCAATGCGTAA
- a CDS encoding efflux RND transporter periplasmic adaptor subunit — MRKIVIGMTIAGLLATSVAVTGCGAGGSKEASAPVQVKEVPVEVAPALTGTLDKGRTLTGTTQPSQMVNVVPKVSAKVTALPVKVGQRVSAGDVLFRLDAQDLRNAVDQAQQSVALSRASLSQVQAQTKNGVDSAQSGVNQANSALAQASSAYEQAQNSITNAANGMEQAQAQIARAQQGYNDAKTNAERMQLLFTQGAITKQQLEQAQTQLSNAQIALQEAEIAKKNAGVALKNAQASKRSAEVSKQNAQASLSTAKKQVSNAGGGEGIEVARQQLAQAELNLRIARENVNNAVVTAPISGVIGAVNGEVGDMASPQSPFIVLTNLDPVKVVINAPENLMGLFAMNQKVGISIPSIALNTNGNVVSISPVNQQSKGYPVTVEVPNPENTIKGGMAIQVNIASPTAKRGIVIPTSAVLTEENKPYVYVAQGAKPVRKPITIVEQNSDRTLVTGLKEGEKVIVKGQTLIDGDVKISVKK; from the coding sequence ATGCGTAAGATAGTAATAGGAATGACGATTGCGGGCCTTTTAGCAACAAGTGTAGCTGTAACAGGTTGCGGGGCGGGCGGAAGCAAAGAAGCTTCCGCACCTGTCCAGGTTAAGGAGGTGCCGGTTGAAGTGGCACCCGCTCTTACAGGTACATTGGATAAGGGGCGCACGTTAACCGGTACAACTCAGCCTTCTCAAATGGTGAACGTCGTACCGAAGGTTAGCGCCAAAGTAACCGCATTGCCAGTGAAAGTCGGACAAAGAGTGAGTGCAGGCGATGTATTGTTTCGCCTTGATGCGCAAGATTTAAGAAATGCCGTGGATCAGGCTCAGCAAAGCGTCGCGCTTTCTCGTGCTTCGCTTTCCCAAGTACAAGCGCAGACGAAAAATGGAGTGGATTCTGCACAATCGGGCGTAAATCAAGCCAATTCTGCTCTAGCACAAGCGTCAAGCGCATATGAGCAAGCACAAAACAGCATCACGAATGCAGCTAATGGTATGGAGCAGGCACAGGCGCAAATTGCGCGTGCTCAGCAGGGATATAATGACGCTAAAACGAATGCGGAACGGATGCAGCTTTTGTTCACACAAGGCGCGATTACAAAGCAGCAGCTTGAACAGGCACAGACGCAGTTAAGCAATGCCCAGATTGCTCTGCAGGAAGCAGAGATTGCTAAGAAAAATGCGGGCGTAGCGCTCAAGAACGCTCAAGCGTCGAAACGCAGTGCAGAAGTATCGAAGCAAAATGCACAAGCCTCTCTATCGACGGCTAAGAAACAGGTAAGCAACGCAGGAGGTGGCGAAGGAATTGAAGTAGCCCGCCAGCAGCTTGCTCAGGCTGAATTAAATCTGCGTATTGCACGGGAGAATGTTAACAATGCAGTCGTAACAGCACCAATCTCCGGTGTGATCGGTGCTGTTAACGGCGAAGTGGGCGATATGGCCTCACCGCAAAGTCCGTTTATTGTACTGACCAATCTTGATCCGGTTAAAGTCGTCATTAATGCACCGGAGAATCTCATGGGTCTGTTTGCGATGAATCAGAAAGTGGGAATCAGTATCCCATCCATTGCTCTGAATACGAACGGGAATGTTGTGAGCATAAGCCCAGTCAACCAGCAGTCGAAGGGTTATCCGGTTACAGTAGAGGTGCCGAATCCTGAGAATACGATTAAAGGCGGCATGGCAATTCAAGTTAACATTGCTTCTCCAACAGCTAAGCGGGGCATTGTCATCCCGACAAGCGCTGTGTTGACGGAAGAGAATAAGCCGTATGTATACGTAGCACAAGGGGCGAAACCGGTTCGCAAGCCGATCACGATTGTAGAACAAAACAGTGACCGCACTCTTGTAACAGGACTTAAAGAAGGCGAGAAGGTCATTGTAAAAGGACAAACATTGATTGATGGCGATGTAAAGATCTCCGTGAAAAAATAA
- a CDS encoding Na-translocating system protein MpsC family protein produces MEQWKKSLGDLKQAISREYNQVNKLLFDVGVRKQQVDVVDNKILFITHHKRVHAMRSIDGKNRELTRTMDVMLIDEFKNHLRKHFTVTFGFSIVSILKDYDPYTELTATVIVLDRAVTAYLHPQQSNINRLAE; encoded by the coding sequence ATGGAACAATGGAAGAAATCGTTAGGAGATCTCAAGCAAGCGATAAGCCGTGAGTATAATCAGGTGAACAAGCTTCTTTTTGATGTAGGTGTACGTAAGCAGCAGGTAGATGTTGTCGATAATAAGATTTTGTTTATTACGCACCATAAGCGTGTGCACGCCATGCGCTCCATTGATGGGAAGAACCGGGAGCTGACCCGGACGATGGATGTTATGCTTATTGATGAGTTTAAGAACCATCTGCGTAAGCATTTCACCGTCACATTTGGCTTCTCTATCGTCTCCATCCTCAAGGATTATGACCCCTATACAGAGCTTACTGCTACGGTAATTGTTCTGGACCGTGCTGTGACGGCATATTTGCATCCGCAGCAATCGAATATCAATAGACTGGCTGAATGA
- a CDS encoding Nif3-like dinuclear metal center hexameric protein: MATVQDVVKALDYITGGRVLGEHSYRMVKSSGIAGKSVMETPGLVYGDAKWPVKRLAVAMTMSEQDIELAQGMGVDAIIAHHPLADAASSGGVTLHNYLDLYGIAAFELHEAFHGLHPGIPALHGHKVHHVDTHFGGLEGNVLYVGSTLPEVKTLGDILLRLSRYMDYKHEDELLANERQLCNSPLLQESGQVTRAMLVLGQEETPVSNVLHIFPHTGFTAEHLKQAVALFPDTDTVIASISRLRPGHPLIHAARELGLNMIFGNSHALEIFENGLPLAYALDKLLPDVEVLIFRERVVASPLHAVGCPDIRAYGQEMALSHLMKRIPV, translated from the coding sequence ATGGCAACAGTACAGGATGTAGTAAAGGCATTGGATTACATTACCGGAGGGAGGGTGCTTGGCGAACATTCATACCGTATGGTGAAATCCTCAGGGATTGCAGGGAAATCTGTGATGGAGACACCGGGTCTTGTGTATGGGGATGCCAAATGGCCGGTAAAGCGGCTGGCTGTGGCGATGACGATGTCAGAGCAGGATATTGAATTGGCGCAGGGAATGGGTGTGGATGCGATTATTGCGCACCATCCACTTGCCGATGCTGCCAGTTCGGGAGGAGTGACGCTGCACAATTATCTTGATTTATACGGCATTGCGGCCTTTGAGTTGCATGAGGCTTTTCATGGTCTGCATCCGGGCATTCCGGCTTTGCATGGACACAAGGTACATCATGTAGATACGCACTTTGGCGGGCTTGAAGGCAATGTACTCTACGTGGGCTCGACTTTGCCGGAAGTGAAGACATTAGGAGATATTCTGCTTCGTTTATCAAGATATATGGACTATAAGCATGAGGATGAACTGCTTGCTAACGAGCGGCAGCTATGTAATTCTCCTCTACTTCAGGAGAGCGGGCAGGTGACACGCGCTATGCTTGTTTTAGGACAAGAAGAGACGCCGGTGTCGAATGTGCTGCATATATTCCCTCATACCGGCTTTACAGCAGAGCATCTCAAGCAGGCAGTGGCTCTTTTTCCTGATACGGATACGGTTATTGCTTCGATTAGTCGTTTGCGGCCAGGACACCCACTCATTCATGCGGCCAGAGAACTTGGGTTGAATATGATCTTCGGTAATTCGCACGCCTTAGAGATTTTTGAGAACGGACTGCCGCTCGCTTACGCGCTAGACAAGCTGCTTCCGGACGTGGAGGTCCTCATCTTTCGAGAGAGGGTAGTGGCATCTCCGCTGCATGCCGTAGGCTGTCCGGATATCCGGGCGTACGGACAGGAGATGGCGTTGTCTCATCTGATGAAGCGAATTCCGGTATAG
- a CDS encoding CAP domain-containing protein — translation MKKILAASLLCTSMFGASFSVTEAAAAPCPTPQVVKGVLQSGNVNQGNLQNVIDQYLKQCQQAGMKPDMQQLKQQCQQAGFNLTVQPGQKPEVEKQTQPKPQPNQANAPTQAQAPVAKPSTTEGLTADEKQMLDLVNQERTKQGLAPLKVNMEVQKLARMKAKDMIDKNYFSHQSPTYGSPFDMMNRYGVDYRTAGENIAGNSSVQGAHTSLMNSDGHRKNILNSAFTEVGIGIVDGGPYGKMFVQMFKG, via the coding sequence ATGAAGAAAATACTCGCAGCATCCTTACTGTGCACGTCCATGTTCGGTGCAAGCTTCTCTGTAACGGAGGCAGCGGCAGCTCCATGCCCAACTCCACAAGTCGTAAAAGGCGTTCTGCAAAGTGGAAATGTAAATCAAGGCAACCTGCAAAACGTCATTGATCAATATCTCAAACAATGTCAACAAGCAGGCATGAAGCCTGATATGCAGCAATTGAAGCAGCAGTGTCAACAGGCTGGATTCAACCTTACTGTACAACCAGGACAAAAACCTGAGGTAGAGAAGCAAACACAGCCAAAGCCACAACCTAATCAAGCAAACGCTCCTACGCAAGCTCAAGCACCTGTAGCAAAACCTTCTACAACTGAGGGCCTGACAGCCGATGAAAAACAGATGCTTGACCTTGTCAACCAGGAACGCACAAAGCAGGGCCTTGCACCTCTGAAAGTAAACATGGAGGTACAAAAGCTTGCGCGTATGAAAGCCAAGGATATGATTGATAAAAATTATTTCAGCCATCAATCGCCAACATACGGCTCACCGTTTGATATGATGAATCGCTACGGTGTAGACTACCGTACAGCCGGTGAGAATATTGCCGGTAACTCATCCGTACAAGGGGCGCACACTTCCCTGATGAATTCTGACGGACACCGCAAAAACATCCTCAACTCAGCCTTTACAGAAGTTGGGATCGGCATTGTGGACGGCGGCCCGTACGGCAAGATGTTCGTGCAAATGTTCAAAGGATAA
- a CDS encoding AAA family ATPase → MKATGQTTTGNQIKVVFHNENQRLQSREQIISSRMEKSLERESGALKELESLVGLDEVKKLVYEVYAFLTIRKLREEQGLFNAPHMFHMVFRGNPGTGKTTVARILGKLFKDMGVLEKGHLVEVERADLVGEYIGHTASKTRDIIKKALGGVLFIDEAYSLVRGGEKDFGKECIDTLIKSLEDDRKQLIVILAGYNEEMDYFLASNPGLPSRFPIKLDFPDYTMHQLLDIADTMCQDQAYFLSQEARSLVRKQLISIQENGTEHFSNARFVRNMIEKAIRQQAIRIVTEHAAHQVNREILMELRAEDFVQE, encoded by the coding sequence ATGAAGGCGACAGGTCAGACTACCACCGGTAATCAGATTAAAGTAGTATTTCATAATGAAAATCAAAGGCTGCAGAGCCGTGAACAAATCATTAGCTCGCGTATGGAGAAGTCCCTTGAACGGGAATCCGGCGCATTAAAAGAGCTGGAGAGTCTGGTTGGACTTGACGAAGTCAAAAAACTGGTGTATGAAGTGTATGCATTTCTGACGATTCGAAAGCTAAGAGAAGAACAAGGGTTGTTCAATGCTCCTCACATGTTTCATATGGTATTTCGCGGCAATCCGGGTACAGGCAAGACGACGGTAGCCCGCATTCTCGGGAAGCTATTCAAGGACATGGGCGTGCTTGAGAAGGGGCATCTAGTAGAGGTAGAGCGCGCGGATCTGGTGGGTGAATATATCGGTCATACTGCATCGAAAACGCGTGATATTATCAAAAAAGCGTTGGGCGGTGTATTATTCATTGATGAAGCGTATTCACTGGTACGCGGTGGAGAAAAAGACTTTGGCAAAGAATGTATTGATACACTTATCAAAAGCTTAGAAGATGACCGCAAACAACTTATTGTCATTCTGGCGGGATATAATGAGGAGATGGATTATTTCCTCGCATCGAACCCCGGTTTGCCGTCCCGGTTCCCAATCAAACTTGATTTCCCTGATTACACGATGCATCAACTGCTTGATATAGCCGATACGATGTGCCAGGATCAGGCCTATTTTCTATCGCAGGAAGCCCGCTCTCTTGTGCGAAAGCAGCTCATAAGCATACAGGAAAACGGTACGGAACATTTCAGTAATGCTCGTTTTGTACGCAATATGATTGAGAAGGCAATTCGTCAGCAGGCCATTCGAATTGTAACGGAGCATGCGGCACATCAGGTAAATCGAGAGATCTTGATGGAGCTTCGGGCAGAAGACTTTGTGCAGGAATAG
- a CDS encoding dicarboxylate/amino acid:cation symporter, translated as MVYISLAIAALLLVLLYYLAKKKVSFGNRVMLAMLLGVGLGAIFGPDAESVGVIGQIYVSLIKMVVMPLVILSIVSSVTKLSDPGQLKKIGIKTVSLFLATTAIAATIGLGVALVMDPGAGIQFTKDASFEAREIPAFKDVLLDLVPSNPINEMAEGKVVPVIIFTTFVAVALAVEGARKPEAIKPVKDFINGAMIIMFRVIKMVIKLTPYGVFGLMTAVAAKYGLAALLPLGKVIIAVYIACILHMVLTYGGLLAFVARVNPLRFFKKIYPVMVVAFTTRSSYATLPVNLEVIKKRVKVSDKIASFVAPLGATINMNGCGGLYPAIVAIFVARVFGIELGIMDYILLIATATVASVGVAGVPGPASISTTVVLTTMGLPLEGMAIVLGVDAIIDMARTTVNATGTTVSSLIIANSEGEFDREAFNRDDKEDELELHAI; from the coding sequence ATGGTGTATATAAGTTTAGCGATCGCAGCGCTTCTTCTTGTGCTGCTGTATTATTTGGCTAAGAAGAAAGTGAGCTTCGGCAATCGAGTCATGCTTGCTATGCTACTTGGTGTAGGATTGGGTGCGATTTTTGGACCTGATGCTGAGAGTGTCGGTGTGATCGGACAAATATATGTCAGCTTGATCAAAATGGTCGTTATGCCGCTGGTCATTTTATCTATTGTATCGAGCGTAACGAAGCTATCTGATCCTGGACAATTAAAGAAAATAGGCATAAAAACAGTGAGCTTGTTCTTAGCTACTACAGCTATCGCCGCTACGATTGGTTTAGGCGTCGCCCTTGTCATGGACCCGGGGGCGGGCATTCAGTTTACAAAGGATGCGTCATTTGAAGCAAGGGAAATTCCGGCTTTTAAAGATGTCCTGCTTGATCTGGTTCCTTCAAACCCGATTAATGAAATGGCGGAGGGAAAGGTTGTACCGGTTATTATTTTTACGACCTTTGTTGCGGTAGCCCTAGCAGTAGAAGGAGCCCGCAAGCCGGAAGCGATAAAGCCGGTTAAAGATTTTATTAACGGCGCAATGATCATCATGTTCCGTGTTATAAAAATGGTTATTAAACTTACTCCATACGGTGTATTTGGTCTGATGACGGCTGTAGCTGCCAAATACGGACTTGCGGCTCTGCTTCCGCTTGGCAAGGTGATTATCGCTGTATATATTGCATGCATTCTGCATATGGTGCTGACATACGGCGGTCTGCTTGCATTTGTAGCACGAGTGAATCCGCTTCGCTTCTTCAAAAAGATTTATCCGGTAATGGTCGTAGCTTTTACGACCCGCAGCAGCTATGCTACGCTGCCGGTAAATCTAGAAGTAATTAAAAAGCGGGTTAAGGTATCCGATAAAATCGCCAGCTTTGTAGCACCGCTTGGCGCAACCATTAACATGAATGGATGCGGCGGCCTCTATCCGGCTATTGTTGCTATTTTTGTAGCCCGTGTATTTGGAATCGAGCTTGGGATTATGGATTATATTCTGCTGATTGCAACTGCGACCGTCGCTTCTGTAGGGGTAGCCGGAGTGCCCGGCCCTGCGTCCATTTCGACAACGGTCGTATTGACCACAATGGGGCTTCCGCTTGAAGGGATGGCTATTGTGCTTGGCGTCGATGCCATTATCGATATGGCACGAACGACTGTGAATGCTACCGGAACTACGGTGTCCTCACTCATTATCGCCAACTCTGAAGGCGAGTTTGATCGTGAAGCATTCAATCGTGATGACAAGGAAGATGAACTCGAACTGCATGCAATCTAG